A window from Schistosoma haematobium chromosome 1, whole genome shotgun sequence encodes these proteins:
- a CDS encoding hypothetical protein (EggNog:ENOG410VGNY~COG:S): MKITFPSSHMAAAVLEALRANRHRLPPGIHMHPDRPYEVRTKNKGKLELTIPLVDCLNDKKRVKDRAYHLGKPHIGELPVHSHKVHTEKQDEAHAFQIESINCLYMNAASLPNKLDELRELSNANKAHLIGISATWISSQFSDQELALPGMTLFRNDRKTGIGGGVAIYISSCLEVHQIHNLEFNNLEESIWCSVRLSSTSRCLVGVIYMKPTADTEYDSRMLEGLSRSTRFGFTHILILGDFNLPRVNFAEHTYTGGDNSTEARFFNLIDNLGLYENVRSATRWRNSQTPSRLDCVFTNEEFLVDNLSILAPLGKGDHAVIAFSFVIKTKLRYPNNNLRWNFKRLNVPALHDYLQQVV, from the coding sequence atgaagataaccttcccatcttcccacatggcggctgcagttctggaagcactTCGTGCTAATAGAcatcgattgccacctggaatccacatgcacccggataggccatacgaagttaggaccaagaacaaaggcaagttggagctgaccattccacttgtggactgtctaaacgataaaaaacgtgtaaaggacagggcctaccacctcggcaaacctcacataggtgagctacctgtccattcacataaggttcatacagaaaaacaggacgaagctcacgcgttccaaattgaaagcataaactgcttatatatgaacgccgcgagtctaccaaacaaactggatgaactacgtgaacttagcaacgctaataaggcccatctgataggaatatctgcaacctggatatcttctcagttctcggaccaagagttagcattacctgggatgactttgttccgcaacgacagaaaaacaggaattgggggcggagtagccatatacataagctcttgcttggaggtgcaccagattcacaacctcgagtttaacaatcttgaggaatccatatggtgctctgtaagattgtctagtacttcgaggtgtctagtcggagtcatttacatgaagccaactgccgacaccgagtacgatagtcgtatgctggaaggactatcccgctctacccgtttcggtttcacacacatcctgattctaggggactttaatctccctagagtcaacttcgcggaacacacgtacactggaggtgacaactcaactgaagctcggttcttcaacctcatcgataacttgggcttatatgaaaatgtgaggtcggcaactcgttggagaaacagtcagacaccatcgcgcttagactgtgtattcactaacgaagaattcctagtcgacaacctctcaatcctggctcctctgggaaagggcgaccatgccgtcatagccttcagttttgtcatcaaaactaagctaaggtatcccaacaataatttgcgttggaattttaaacggctgaatgtgccagctctacatgactatctacaacaggtggtttga